The sequence CTCGCGGCCGCCCTGCTCAAGTTCCCGCCCTTCAAGGGATTTTTCCTGGCCCTGAACGGGGGGATTCTGATGCTCGAGCGGGCCACGGTCGCCGGCACCTCCATGGTCTTCGGTTTTCTCGGCGGCGGGCCGCTGCCCTACGCGGAGACGGCGCCCGGGGCCTCCTTCACCCTCGCCTTTCGGGCCCTGCCCCTGGTGCTGGTGGTCAGCGCCCTCTCGGCCCTCCTTTTCTACTGGCGGGTTCTGCACTCGATCGTGCGGGCATTCAGCTGGCTGCTGCAGAGGACCATGGGCATCGGGGGGGCGGTCGGCGTGGGCGCGGCGGTCAACATCTTCGTCGGCATGATCGAGGCGCCGCTGCTGGTCCGCCCCTACCTGCAGAAGATGTCCCGCGGCGAGCTGTTCACCCTCATGACCTGCGGCATGAGCACCATCGCCGGCACGGTGCTCGTCCTTTACGCCACCATCCTGCAGAATGTCATCCCCGACGCCGTCGGCCATATCCTCACCGCCTCCCTCATCAGCGCCCCGGCGGCCTTGGTGATCGCCCAGCTGATGGTTCCCCATTCCGGGCCGGTGACCGAGGGGGAGGCCGTGGCCGCGGGGGAATCGACCAGCTCCATGGACGCCATCACCCGGGGGACGGCGGACGGGCTGAAGCTTCTGCTCAACATCGTCGCCATGCTCGTGGTGCTGGTCGCCCTTGTCAGCCTGGTCAACCAGCTGCTCGGGCTGCTGCCTCCCGTCGGCGGGCAGGCGGTGACCCTGCAGGGGCTGCTCGGCCTGGTCATGGCGCCGGTGGCCTGGCTCATCGGGATCCCCTGGCAGGAGGCGCTCACCGCCGGGAGCCTGCTCGGGACCAAGGTCATCCTCAACGAATTCCTCGCCTACCTCGACCTGGCCGCCCTGCCCGAGGGGGCCCTCGGAGAGCGCAGCCGGCTGATTCTGACCTACGCCATGTGCGGTTTCGCCAACTTCGGCAGTCTCGGCATCATGCTCGGGGGGATGGGGACGATGGTCCCGGAGCGCCGGGGCGAGATCGTGGCCCTCGGGCTCAAGTCGATCGTGGCCGGCACCCTCGCCACCTGCATGACCGGGGCGGTTGTGGGGCTGCTGTAAGGTTTCCGGGGCGAGGGCTCGAAAAGGGGAAGTGAAAAGACGGGGCGGGGCCGAATGGCCCCGCCCCGTCTGCGTTTTACGCTGAAGTTGCCGGATCTAGGGTTTGACCGGTTCTTCCGCCTGTTTCCGGACCCAGTCGTCCAGCTCCTCCGCCGCCTCGGCGGGAAGGTCGATGAATTTCAGGCCCATGCCCGGCTCGTAGGTCGATTTGCGGCTGAACTGGCGCTGCCAGATCACCTCGCAGGTGCAGTTCGCGGTCCGCCCGGAGGCGAAGGGGAGGGGGAGTTCGACCTGGAACCGGGTTCCCGGCTGGCGGGGGTTGGTCGCTGCGATGAACAGCCCGCTTCGGCTGATGTTCTTGGCGTAGCCGAAAAAGGTCTTGCGCCCGTCGTCGAGCTTGACGCGCTGGATGATGATGGGGGAGCGCAGGGACGCTCTCTGGCTGGCCGGTGCGGCGGGTTGCCGGGGATTTTGGGGGTCGCTCATCGTCTGGCCTTTTTGGTCCGTCAGGGGACTCCGGCGAGGGGATCGTCTTTTGCTTCAATCGTATCACAAACCCCTCTTTTTTCAGGGGTCCGGTGGGACTGTTCCGCTTCCCCGGCGGCCTGCAGGGAGCGGAGCTGGGCCAGTTGGCGGGCCGGGTCCTTCGTCGGCTTCAGCCCCGCCCAGTCGAGAAGGGGAGGCAGGGCCGCCTCGGGTCCGACTTTCGGCAGGGGCCCGGCGCAGAGGTGGTGGATGAACTGAAGGCTCTTCAGGCCGTCGAACCAGCCGTGAAAGGCGCTTTGCAGCGCGGTCCTGCCGCGGTGATTGTCCCGCAGCCTGGTCCAGATGTCGGTGAATCGATAGGTGTGCAGAAATCGGGCCAGGTAGGGAGAGATTTCCTCCGCTCCGGCGAGCAGCTCGGCTGCGGGTTCCTGCCAGAGGTCTTCGGCCAGGGTCAGCCAGCCGCGCAGGAGGCGGTAGCAGCCCGACGGGTAGAACAGCACGGCGTCCCTCTCCCCGCCGAGAAGGCGCTTCATGCTGGGGCCTGTGCCGAAGGGCACCCGGGCCGAGACGCGGGCCGAGGGGCGCACGATCGTCCCCCTCAGCTGTTCCACGCCGCAGGTTTTGGCCAGCTGCTGGAGGAAATAGAAATCCTCCCCGGCGGCCCGGCGGTTCATCCCCCCGGCCCGGGCGTAGGCTCCCGCGGTGCAGGCCATGGCGCTGCCGACGGTGGGGGAGGCGTAGGGGGAGCCTGCCAGCGCCAGGCCGAGGGCGTGGTGGCGCAGGTAGAGCTCGTAGCGGTCGATGGCCGCCTGCTGCCCGGCGCTCCCGCCCGGCTGGTGGCAAAAGGGCAAAACCGCGCCCCCCGCCCCGCTGCGGGCGAAATGCGCGGCGAGGGCCGGCAGGTAACCGGGCCCGACCAGGGTGTCGGCGTCGAGGGAGGCGAGGATCGGCTCCGGGCCCCCGGGGTCGAGGCGGGCGAGGGCCAGGTCGAAGCCGATCTTGCGCGCCAGGCCCACCCCGCCGCTCCGGGCGGGCAGCTCCAGGCCCGGCGAGGCGGCGTCCACCAGGGCCAGCCGCAGGGGACGGGGAGCGTCCCCCGAGGCGAGCCGCGCCAGGTCGATCCGGTTCCCCTTTTTGTCACCCTCTTCCGCGTCCTCCCGGTGGTTGACCACCACCACGACGAGATAGCGCTCCAGCATCGCGGCCGGTCCCTGCGCCAGGCTCTCCAGGGTGGCGAAGAGGCTCTCCCCCTCGGCCAGGGCGGGGATCACCACCGCCCCGGCGAAGTCGCTCTCAGCGCACCCCTCCAAGCGCCAGGGACCGTCGACGGCGCGGCTGCGCAGGTATTTTTCGATGGCCCGGGAACGTGTCATGGCCTCTAGGATAGGGGATCGGCCGGCCAGGTCAAGCCTTTCCGCCTCCCAATGGAATTGACAGCGCCCGGATGCGGGCGTATAAGGGCGCAAGGGCAAACGTCTTGAAACGGGAGGGACGGAACATGCGCTGCAGCGAGATCATCGACCGGCTGAAGGTTCTCTCCGATCCCGAGGCGGCGGCGGGGATGGCTCGCTTCGGCATCAACCCGGAAAGGACTTTCGGGGTCTCCATCCCGAAGCTGCGCGCCCTCGCCCGCCAGGCCGGCCGCGATCACGTTCTGGCCGGCCAGTTGTGGGCGAGCGGCATCCACGAAGCGCGCATCCTCGCCTCCATGATCGACGACCCGGCGGCGGTGAGCATGGCGCAGATGGAGGCCTGGGCGGCCGATTTCGACTCCTGGGACGTCTGCGACCAGACCTGCAACAACCTCTTCCGCCGCACCCCCTATGCCTGGGAGAAGGCCGCAGAGTGGAGCGGTCGCCCGGGGGAGTTCGTCAAGCGGGCCGGCTTCGTCCTCATGGCGGTCCTCGCCGTGCATGACAAGGAGGCCGCCGACGAGCGGTTCGAGGCCCTTATTCCCCTCATCGCCCGGGAGGCGACGGACGGGCGCAACTTCGTCAAGAAGGCGGTCAACTGGGCCCTGCGCCAGATCGGCAAGCGCAACGCCCGACTGCACGGCCTGGCCGTCGAGGCGGCCGGGGAGGTCGGGCGGATCGAATCCCCCTCGGCGCGGTGGATCGGGCGGGATGCCCTGCGGGAGCTGGAGAGCGAGAATGTGAGGGTGCGGCTGGAAAAAAATTAGGGATGCGATACTGTTTTCCCGGCGGGGGGCTTTTAGCGATCCGCAGTTTCTAACGGGCAGGCCATCCCGGCCTGCGGGGCATCAAGGGAGGAGAAAATGTACGAGACCACGGTTTTTCTTCAGCTTCTTGTTTCGGTCCTGGTGGTTCTCGGCGGCGCGGTTGGCGGGTTCGTCAGCTGTTCCCTCATGGAGAGCTTCGGCGAGCGGCGCCATATCAAGCACCTGCGCACCCTCTACCTGCAGAAGGTCGTCAGGTATTCGATCGCCCTGCTGGCCTCCCTCGCCCTCTGCCTCGTCTGGGGGATCAACCTCGCCGGGGCGTGGGTGATGTTCACCTCCATCTTCGGCATCATCGGCATCGCCCTCTTCGCCCAGTGGAGCATCCTGAGCAACGTCACCGCCTGCTTCATCCTCTTCTTCTCCTCGCCGATCAAGATAGACGACTTCATCACCGTCAAGGACGGGGACAACAGCGTCAGCGGCGAGGTCTCGGACATGACCCTCTTCTACGTCCGGCTCATCTCAGCCGAAGGGGAGCGGGTCCACATCCCCAACAGCGTCATCATGCAGAAGGCCGTCCTCGTTCACCCCCCGCGCCCGGAAGGGGCTGAATCGGCCGATTGACCGGCGCTTCTCGCAGGAGAGGACGAGATGGACGAGACGGAAATCCCCGAGGTCGTGGAGCTGCCCATCGACGGCACCATGGACCTGCATACCTTCCTGCCGCGCGAGGTGGGGGAGTTGGTCCCGGACTACCTCGCCGAGTGCCGCAAGCGGGGCATCCTCGAGGTGCGCATCGTCCACGGCAAGGGCCACGGCATCCTCCAGCGCAAGGTGCACGGCATCCTCAGGCGCCTTCCCGAGGTCCGCTCCTATCGCCTCGCCGACGAAAGCGGCGGCGGATGGGGGGCGACCCTGGCGACCTTGGAGCCGCTGCCGCCGGCCTGAAACCCGGCGCTCGCCGGGAGTTCGAAAACGAAAAGGGCGGCCAACCGGCCGCCCTTTCGCGATAATCCATGTCCGCAGGGCGGACCTCAGTTGACCTGAAGAACATTCAGTTTGAAAAAGACCGTTTTTCCGGCCAGGGGGTGGTTGAAATCGACCTTGGCTATCTCGCCTTCGAGGCCGACCACCCGGCCCCGGAACGTCTGGCCGTTAGGGTCGGTCGTCGTGACCATGGCGTCGATCTGGTGCGCCTGGGGGGGGGAGCTTGCTCTTTTCGACATCGACGATCGCCTGCGGGTTGACCGGGCCGAAGCTCTGCTCCGGGGAGAGTTCGACGGTCTTCGCCTCGCCGGCCTTCATCCCCTCAAGGGCCTTCTCCAGGTCGGGAAAGAGCTTGCCGGAGCCTTGGATAAAGGTCAGCGGTTCCTGGCCGGCGGTGCTGAAAACCACTTCATCGTCCGCCAGCGAGACGGAGTACTCGAGGGTCACGCTTTTGCCTTCGCTGACCGCCGCCGCGACATCGCTCTTGGCCGTCTCGGCAAACGCAGCAACGGTCGAAACCAGGAAAAGAACAGCCATCAACAGGATTCTGCTTTTCTTGCTTTTCATCGTTCCGACAACCTTTCAAAAGAGGGATGATCTGGGTCATCCGTGGGAAAAATGGGCCGTCAAAGCTTCGGGCGATCGGTCTCCGGGCCCTCGGGCGCTTGGGGTGGGGCGACGTGATAACGATTCAGAAGGTCGAGGCTGTTTCGGACCGGCTCCCGGCAAGAGCCGGGAAACCCTCAGGCAGTCATACGACAGGTGGGATCAAACAACAGCAAAGCGTATGGCGGGAAGAAGGTCGCTCAAGTTCTGATTGTGGTGATTCGCGTCTGCGTCGACAGGTCTTTCACGGTAGCAGATCGGCCGGTTCGGCACAACCGCAAACTCCCCGGCGGGCCGCCGCGCCAGCTCATGCGGGGGGGCTTATCGTAGGCCATAAATCAAGGCCAAAGAGTACGAAGCCGAGTTTCGGGTCTCACGCAAAGCCGCCAAGAAGGGCAAAAGACCGAGCCTCTCTGTTTTCCTCTGCGCCTTTGCGGCTTGAGTGAGCGCAAGCGAACGGGCGCGAGGCCGGTTTTGATTTGAAACAAAGCCCTGGCTGATATTTCGGGCGAGGGTCAGTGGCAGCAGACCGCCTCCCCTCCCGTGACGTCGTAGCACTCGCAGGCGAAGCCGAGGGGCCAGTAGATCAGGGCGTAGGGAGGCCAGAAGATCGAGACGACACGAAAGCTGGTCGGGAGCTTCCCCTTCTGGACGATCTCGTTGTCCTTGGGGGCGGTGGAGATCAGCTCGTAGGGGACGCCGCCGGTCGCGTTCCAGAAAAAGGGCCTTGTCTTCACGTCGCCATGGATGTCCGTTCCCTTGTAGTTGACCCGCACCTCCGTGTCGGGGGGGAGTTTGAAGCTCGCAGAGGTTGAGCAGCCGGTGGCGAAGAGGGCGGCGGACGCGAGGGCAAAGAGGAAGACGCGACTGATTTTCATTTGGGCCTCCGTTTTCAGGATGTCGACTTGTCACATGGGTGCAGACTTTCAACCCTGCATGCCTGCCCCGAAAGCACCTCAACTTTTCCTTGGGGACTGGCTGCTTTGCGAAGACCGCAAAGTTGCCTGTCCCCCTTACGCCAACGGCAATCAACACATTAAAAGGTGCCTGTCCCCCTCAGGGATTTTCTTACGCCAACGGCAATCAACACATTAAAAGGTGCCTGTCCCCCTCAGGGATTTTGTAATAATGGTATCCTCACAATTTGTTTTCCCGGTGTTTTGAAAAAAGGTTTCCGAATCATTTTTCCAATTTTTTAATTGCTGCCAAGGTCAACTTTAGAGTCTCTTGGGTTTTTTGTTGCTCAGAAATTTTTCGCTCTATCAGTTTTCCAATATTAAATAAAAAATATATAACACCTGCCATGCCAGCACCAATAAGACTTTTTTCCCATTCGGTCATTTATTTCAATCCTTAACTGAGCTTAGAGTCGGGGCCAGCATGCTTTCCTAAAGATGCGGGAATTATATGGTTTTCTCCGGAACCCTGTGCAAAAAAATTGTGCTGGTGGCATTTGCAAAGCCCCTCCATATCCCCGGTTTTAATCCGAACAATATTGAAGAGTTTTTATGGCTATGTCTGACAATATTTCAAAATGGTAGATCCTTGTCATCATCAAGTTGATCATCATCTTGACTTTTCTTGCCAATCCCTTCCATTAGTTGGTGCAGGTTGTTTTTTTCCAATTTGGTCTCTTTGCCGTCTATTATTTTTGAATAAAACTCGCAGACATCGTCGTCTTTAAGAATCCACCATATTTGACTATTAGTAACAGCTGCTGCAACCATGTCATTTGTTTGTGAATTAGTGAAATCTGCATGTTTGTTAAGTTTTGACACTACCGTATGTGTTTGTGCAAAGCTGTAACTAGATGCCAAATCCTTAATCAACAACTCCTTTTCCAGTTCGCTGGCCAATTTTATATCGGGAAACTGGTCTTTAAAGAAGTTAGATAGTTTTTTGTAGTAGATTAAGTCTGAACATTTTTTTGTATTCCACTCTTCGCTTAAATAACTATTAAACATGTTGCCATCTAGGCTTGAGCAATAGTCACCATCATCCGTGATAAAATATAAATATTCTTTTTGTGAAATACTGGCTAAGAGTGATTCCCAGTTGATAGCGTCACCAAGCGACCCATCTTTGCCTGGTGGATTGCCAATGGCATACCTAATGTTTGAACTGTCTAAAATTTCTTTGGTTGTCTCAATGACTGTACCTGACTTAAATAAGTCATTGATGATTCCATCTGCCTTAAGACTATTTTCAAAAATATCTTGGGAAAGTTTTTTTAGTAATTCAGAGTGAGATTTTTCATAATTTTTCTGACACTCTCTGAGGGTTTTGTATTCATCGTAGTCTTTACATATTTGTGGAAACTGAAGATTTAATTTTTGTTCTTTAAGTCTTTTAAGTGCATCAGCGATCTTATTGTCTCTATTTCTTTTAAATTCATCAATAACCTGCCCTGGTATAAACAGCGAAAGTTTACTCTTCCTGAGGAGAACTCCTAGCTTTCTTAACTCTTCGAGGTCATCACTGGTCAAATGATAAAAGGCAAGAAAAATATTCGTATCGATAAATAGGTTCATGTTTAATTGTCCCACATTTTACCAGATTTTACTTTTAGATATCCAAAGGGGTTTCAAGCTGAAAAGAATCGTCAATTATTCCAATTTATAATCTTAACAATTTATGGCAGAGGCCAAAAACAAAAAAATCGACATGCGCGACAAAACCTTTTAAGTCAATTTAAATAACTTTACACCTTGACTTCTCAATCATTTCAAAAGAAAATTGACATGATCACAAAAATTTTTGGTACTAAATAAATAACAAGAAATTTTACTGCATTTTCCCACTGGGCCTAAGTTCTTAGGACAAGAAAACCTACATGTTCTTTCGGAAAATAATACGAGATACTACTTCCCTTCTCAGTCCTTTGATGCATATTGGATCACTTTGAGTTGTCGATCGTGGCAGGGAGCTACCCCTTTCTACCCTCCAACTCAATTAAAGTCAACACATGGAGCGCCCAACCCTCCCTTGCCCCCCACTCTCCCGGTGATATTCTAACAGTAAACCCCACAGACGAAAGGAAGCGACCATGGACAAGCCGCGCCTGGTGGGCATCAACCACGTGGCCCTGGAGGTGGGCGACGTGGACGCGGCCCTGGACTTTTACGGGAAGATCTTCGACCTGAAGCTGCGGGGGCGGCGGCCGGGNNNNNNNNNNNNCGCCCGCCACTTCGGGCTGGTGGTGGACGACCGGGAGGCGGTGCGGCGCATCGTGCGGGAGATGGGGGCGACGATCCTGCCGGGGAAGGGGCTCGACTTCCTCGACCCCTGGGGCAACCACGTGCAGGTGGTCCAGTACGACGGCTGCCAGTTCAGCAAGGCGACCTATGTGCTGCGCGGCATGGGGCTGGGGGGGCTGGGCAAGACCGAGGCGGCCCTGCAGGAGCTGCGGGAGAAGGGGATGGAGCCGGAGGAGCCGATCTGAAGGGCCCTCGGAATGTTTCGGGGAGCCCCAATTTTGCTGGAAGGATTGAGGGGAAAGGGCCTGCCTTCTCCGGCCACAGGTTTCTGTAAAAAGGATAAACATTCGGCGGGTTTCGCCCCGCCGGTCGAGTTACCTTTCTTGCTCGGCCAAGAAAGGTAACCCAAAGAAGGCCGCCCCAGTTCCTTGCCCTTCGGGTTCCCTGCGCTGCGCAGACGTTTCGGGGGCGTGCAAAAACTCGCTTCGCTCAGACATTTGCCCGCCTTGTTCCCGAAACGACCACTTCGCTCCGGCGGCGTCGCAGGGGAATCCTCTCCCTCCCCGGAATTTGCGGATGAGTCGATTCAGACCCCGTAGTACTCCCGGTACCAGGCGACGAAGCGGCCGACTCCCTCCTCGATGGGGGTGGCAGGCTTGAAGTCCACGTCCCGCGCCAGGTCGTCCACGTCGGCGTAGGTGGCGGGGACGTCGCCGGGCTGGATCGGCAGCAGGTTCTTCTCGGCTGTCTTGCCGAGGGCCTTCTCCAGGGTCTCGATGAGGGTCATCAGCTCGACGGGGCGGTTGTTGCCGATGTTGTAGTTGCGGTAGGGGGCGGCGCTGGTGCCGGGGTCGGGATCGTCGCCGGACCAGTCGGGGTTCGGCTCGGCGATCCGGTCGGTGACCCGCACGACCCCCTCGACGATGTCGTCGATGTAGGTGAAGTCGCGCCGCATCTTCCCGTAGTTGAAGACGTCGATGGGCCTGCCCTCGAGGATCGCCTTGGTGAAGAGGAAGAGGGCCATGTCGGGCCGTCCCCAGGGGCCGTAGACGGTGAAGAAGCGCAGGCCCGTGCAGGGCAGGCCGTAGAGGTGGGCGTAGGTGTGGGCCATGAGCTCGTTGGCCTTCTTGGTGGCGGCGTAGAGGGAGACGGGATGGTCCACGTTGTGGTGGGTGGAGAAGGGCATCTTGGTGTTGGCCCCGTAGACCGAGGAGGACGAGGCGAAGACGAGGTGCTTCACCCCGGTGTGGCGGCACCCCTCGAGGACGTTCATGAAGCCGACGAGGTTGCTGTCGACGTAGGCGTGGGGGTTCTTCAGCGAGTAGCGCACCCCGGCCTGGGCGGCGAGGTTGACGACCTTGTCGAAGCGCTCTTTCTCGAAGAGGGCTTCCATCGCCGGGCGGTCGGCCAGGTCCATGCGCACGAAGCGGAAGGAGGGATGCCTCTGCAGGCGCTCCAGGCGGTCTTCCTTGAGCTTCACCTCGTAGTAGCTGTTGAGGTTGTCGAGGCCGACGACCTCGTCCCCCCGCGCGAGGAGCTTTTGGGCGAAGTGATAGCCGATGAAGCCGGCGGCGCCGGTAACCAGGATTTTGGCCATGGAGGTCCCTCCTCGCTGAAAGTGCAGAGCGATTCCGCCTGCATGGAACGCATCGTTGAGACGAACCCCCTCTTTCTATACCCCGACCGGCATGAATGTCAACTCGGCGGGTGGTTGCCTCCCCTTCTCCCCTTGTTATCCTCGTATGAGGGGAGTTGGGCGAATTGCTTTGCCCTTCCCCCCTTCGCCGCCGGATTCATCTGCGCAGCGGAGGGAACCCGCCATCGCTGAAAGCGAGGGCGGGCAAGGCGTCGGGGGCGAGTCCCCGCGATTCAAAAACAGGGGAAACATCGCCTCACGCTCGTTCGCTTCGCTCTCTCAAGCCGCAAAGACGCAAAGGAAAACCGTAAAATCGTCCTCACGCCCGCTCGCCAGGCTCGCTCAAGGACGCAGAGGTCGCAAAGTAAACCGGGATAACAAAACCCAACCCACTCTTCCATGTGGCAAGCCCTTTACCCCGGTAACCCGCCCGAAAGGAGGCCCCATGCTCCCCGTCGACGCACCCTTCCCCGAAATTTCGGCAACGGCCACCGACGGCCGCACCTGGACCCTGCCCGCGGAGATCGGCGCCGAGTGGGCGGTGGTGCTCGGCTACCGGGCCCACTGGTGACCCTTCTGCCATCAGCAGTTGGCTGACTTCCAGGCCCGGTTCGGCGACTTCGAACAGGAGGGGATCGCCCTCTTCGCCTTCTCCACCGACCCCCTCGAGGAGGCGCGAAAGACCGTTGAGGGCGACGGCCTCGCCTTCCCCGTCCTCTGGGGGGTGGACGGACCCGGCGCGGCCGAGCGCCTCGGCGCCGTCTACGAGGCGCGGCGCGACATCATCCACCCCTGCGCCTATATCCTGCGCGGGGGGACGGTCTTCAACGCCACGGTCAGCAACGGCCCGGTCGGCCGCTTGACCGCCGCGGACG is a genomic window of Desulfuromonas sp. containing:
- a CDS encoding VOC family protein yields the protein MDKPRLVGINHVALEVGDVDAALDFYGKIFDLKLRGRRPG
- a CDS encoding mechanosensitive ion channel domain-containing protein, which produces MYETTVFLQLLVSVLVVLGGAVGGFVSCSLMESFGERRHIKHLRTLYLQKVVRYSIALLASLALCLVWGINLAGAWVMFTSIFGIIGIALFAQWSILSNVTACFILFFSSPIKIDDFITVKDGDNSVSGEVSDMTLFYVRLISAEGERVHIPNSVIMQKAVLVHPPRPEGAESAD
- a CDS encoding nucleoside transporter C-terminal domain-containing protein; translated protein: MEWQGFFGLLVLVGLAWMISEDRRRVCWKPVAAGLLLQFLLAAALLKFPPFKGFFLALNGGILMLERATVAGTSMVFGFLGGGPLPYAETAPGASFTLAFRALPLVLVVSALSALLFYWRVLHSIVRAFSWLLQRTMGIGGAVGVGAAVNIFVGMIEAPLLVRPYLQKMSRGELFTLMTCGMSTIAGTVLVLYATILQNVIPDAVGHILTASLISAPAALVIAQLMVPHSGPVTEGEAVAAGESTSSMDAITRGTADGLKLLLNIVAMLVVLVALVSLVNQLLGLLPPVGGQAVTLQGLLGLVMAPVAWLIGIPWQEALTAGSLLGTKVILNEFLAYLDLAALPEGALGERSRLILTYAMCGFANFGSLGIMLGGMGTMVPERRGEIVALGLKSIVAGTLATCMTGAVVGLL
- a CDS encoding PilZ domain-containing protein, which encodes MSDPQNPRQPAAPASQRASLRSPIIIQRVKLDDGRKTFFGYAKNISRSGLFIAATNPRQPGTRFQVELPLPFASGRTANCTCEVIWQRQFSRKSTYEPGMGLKFIDLPAEAAEELDDWVRKQAEEPVKP
- a CDS encoding FKBP-type peptidyl-prolyl cis-trans isomerase, which encodes MAVLFLVSTVAAFAETAKSDVAAAVSEGKSVTLEYSVSLADDEVVFSTAGQEPLTFIQGSGKLFPDLEKALEGMKAGEAKTVELSPEQSFGPVNPQAIVDVEKSKLPPPGAPDRRHGHDDRP
- a CDS encoding Smr/MutS family protein yields the protein MDETEIPEVVELPIDGTMDLHTFLPREVGELVPDYLAECRKRGILEVRIVHGKGHGILQRKVHGILRRLPEVRSYRLADESGGGWGATLATLEPLPPA
- a CDS encoding NAD-dependent epimerase, translated to MAKILVTGAAGFIGYHFAQKLLARGDEVVGLDNLNSYYEVKLKEDRLERLQRHPSFRFVRMDLADRPAMEALFEKERFDKVVNLAAQAGVRYSLKNPHAYVDSNLVGFMNVLEGCRHTGVKHLVFASSSSVYGANTKMPFSTHHNVDHPVSLYAATKKANELMAHTYAHLYGLPCTGLRFFTVYGPWGRPDMALFLFTKAILEGRPIDVFNYGKMRRDFTYIDDIVEGVVRVTDRIAEPNPDWSGDDPDPGTSAAPYRNYNIGNNRPVELMTLIETLEKALGKTAEKNLLPIQPGDVPATYADVDDLARDVDFKPATPIEEGVGRFVAWYREYYGV
- a CDS encoding DNA alkylation repair protein, with translation MRCSEIIDRLKVLSDPEAAAGMARFGINPERTFGVSIPKLRALARQAGRDHVLAGQLWASGIHEARILASMIDDPAAVSMAQMEAWAADFDSWDVCDQTCNNLFRRTPYAWEKAAEWSGRPGEFVKRAGFVLMAVLAVHDKEAADERFEALIPLIAREATDGRNFVKKAVNWALRQIGKRNARLHGLAVEAAGEVGRIESPSARWIGRDALRELESENVRVRLEKN
- a CDS encoding PIN domain-containing protein — protein: MNLFIDTNIFLAFYHLTSDDLEELRKLGVLLRKSKLSLFIPGQVIDEFKRNRDNKIADALKRLKEQKLNLQFPQICKDYDEYKTLRECQKNYEKSHSELLKKLSQDIFENSLKADGIINDLFKSGTVIETTKEILDSSNIRYAIGNPPGKDGSLGDAINWESLLASISQKEYLYFITDDGDYCSSLDGNMFNSYLSEEWNTKKCSDLIYYKKLSNFFKDQFPDIKLASELEKELLIKDLASSYSFAQTHTVVSKLNKHADFTNSQTNDMVAAAVTNSQIWWILKDDDVCEFYSKIIDGKETKLEKNNLHQLMEGIGKKSQDDDQLDDDKDLPF